In the Leptotrichia sp. oral taxon 847 genome, one interval contains:
- a CDS encoding MATE family efflux transporter → MKKAVYKKVFSIGLPVAIENMIYSLMNFIDIFMVGKNNVALGLGTVAVAGTGFANQIFMIFMTSLFGMNSGGGILAAQYFGNKDYKNLKRCLGITVIVGFVFSLLFFFGGIFIPEVIISVFTKDAKVIRVGVAYIRIVAWIYPLVGVGFAFNMQLRAIGKTKYSFYSSVIGLVVNLMFNTVLIFGYFGFPALGVRGAAIATVIARIVSTFYIIFIIYKLKLPIAGKINELFDLSLQFFVKVMKISLPVFLHEIFWVLGASVYIVIFGRMGTNYAASIQTVKAISSLVLTLFFGLSSATSAIIGNEIGAGNEENAYNYSVILLKVSFFCGILVGIFVLLFSPVILSLMGISKSIYPLTKQIVKSEVLIIIVKSLSLQLLVGILRAGGDVIWTIFMDLVPLWFVAIPITYFTGLQLGWPIYIVYLLSCSDEVIKILPCIRRLKSRKWINNLVS, encoded by the coding sequence ATGAAAAAAGCAGTTTATAAAAAAGTTTTTTCTATAGGACTTCCAGTTGCAATAGAAAATATGATTTATAGCCTTATGAATTTTATTGATATTTTTATGGTTGGAAAAAATAATGTGGCATTGGGGCTTGGAACGGTTGCGGTTGCTGGAACAGGATTTGCTAATCAGATATTTATGATTTTTATGACTTCACTTTTTGGAATGAACAGTGGCGGTGGAATTTTGGCGGCTCAGTATTTCGGAAATAAAGATTATAAAAATTTGAAACGATGTCTTGGAATTACGGTCATTGTTGGATTTGTATTTTCCTTACTTTTTTTCTTTGGCGGGATTTTTATTCCAGAAGTTATAATTTCAGTGTTTACGAAAGATGCCAAAGTTATAAGAGTAGGAGTAGCATATATAAGAATAGTGGCTTGGATTTATCCTCTGGTGGGAGTTGGATTCGCGTTTAATATGCAGCTTCGTGCGATTGGAAAGACGAAATATTCATTTTATTCAAGTGTCATCGGACTTGTTGTAAATTTGATGTTTAATACTGTGTTAATATTTGGATATTTTGGTTTTCCTGCGTTAGGAGTTAGAGGGGCTGCAATTGCGACTGTTATAGCAAGGATTGTAAGCACCTTTTATATAATTTTTATAATTTATAAATTGAAGTTGCCGATTGCGGGGAAAATAAATGAATTGTTTGATTTATCACTGCAATTTTTCGTAAAAGTTATGAAAATTTCACTTCCCGTGTTTTTGCACGAAATATTTTGGGTTTTGGGAGCTAGTGTCTATATCGTCATTTTTGGAAGAATGGGGACAAATTATGCGGCTTCAATTCAAACTGTAAAAGCGATAAGCAGTCTCGTTTTGACATTATTTTTTGGACTTTCAAGTGCAACTTCAGCGATTATAGGTAATGAAATCGGTGCGGGAAATGAAGAGAATGCTTATAATTATTCTGTGATTTTGTTAAAGGTCTCTTTTTTTTGCGGTATTTTAGTAGGAATTTTTGTGCTTTTATTTAGTCCAGTAATTTTGTCACTAATGGGTATTTCTAAAAGTATTTACCCGCTCACAAAGCAGATTGTAAAATCGGAAGTACTTATAATTATTGTGAAATCTTTAAGTTTACAGCTTTTAGTGGGCATTTTAAGAGCTGGAGGAGATGTAATTTGGACGATATTTATGGATTTAGTTCCACTGTGGTTTGTCGCAATTCCAATTACATATTTTACAGGACTTCAGCTGGGATGGCCAATTTATATAGTTTATTTACTTTCGTGCAGTGATGAAGTTATAAAAATTTTACCTTGTATAAGAAGGTTAAAGAGTAGAAAATGGATTAACAATCTGGTAAGCTAG
- a CDS encoding phospholipase D family protein, with translation MKKNIIKKSFAVSILFFLVSCSTIKTPPEGVDYESPIRDSKNVDFHYDLTYLDKDGNVKYDRKIWDATYEVVDNAKDYLIIEMFLFNDIYNKDVDKFPEFAKEYTRRLIKKKMENPNLKVYVLSDENNDLYGAFEHPFITEMKNAGIDVITVDIYKLKDTFPWYSPIWRSVIEPLGNPQNKGWIPNFYGPMWPKLTLRNLFRALNVKADHRKIFLNEDKVVIASANIHDPSYFHENVAISADGEITKDVLNDLQLVAKFSGGNIDVSSESESKKPIRVKQSEKSEPEFKEDENLKTDLQKQVEKIEKNKENFVEKGTKDFFETGELTKKENVLQNDELANNYKLQFESEAMIGKNLDKDIDSLKAGDEILMGMYFLADKPVINRLIKAANRGVKVRIIFDRSRDAFGMSTNGLPNKPVSKKLKKKTRNKIEIKWYFTNNEQYHTKIMLMKKTDGSVIIHTGSANYIKKNIRGYIMDANFRILTDKDSKLTKDVYDYFNRLWENKDGLFTINFDDEPTTKASQDFMYKILDAAQLGSF, from the coding sequence ATGAAAAAAAATATAATAAAAAAAAGTTTTGCAGTAAGTATTCTATTTTTTCTTGTGTCGTGTTCCACAATAAAAACACCGCCTGAAGGAGTTGATTATGAAAGTCCGATTAGGGATAGTAAAAATGTTGATTTTCATTACGATTTAACATATTTGGACAAAGATGGAAACGTTAAATACGATAGAAAAATTTGGGATGCAACTTACGAAGTCGTCGATAACGCAAAAGATTATCTGATAATTGAAATGTTTTTGTTTAACGACATTTACAACAAAGATGTGGATAAATTTCCTGAATTTGCAAAAGAATATACGAGAAGACTTATAAAAAAGAAAATGGAAAATCCAAATTTAAAAGTATATGTATTATCGGACGAAAATAATGATTTATATGGAGCATTTGAACACCCATTTATCACGGAGATGAAAAATGCTGGAATAGATGTTATAACTGTGGATATTTACAAGTTAAAAGACACTTTTCCGTGGTATTCGCCAATTTGGAGAAGTGTTATAGAGCCTCTTGGAAATCCACAAAATAAAGGTTGGATTCCCAATTTTTATGGACCGATGTGGCCAAAACTTACGCTTAGAAATTTATTTCGAGCTTTAAATGTAAAGGCTGATCACAGAAAAATATTCTTAAATGAAGACAAAGTCGTAATTGCGAGTGCAAATATTCACGATCCCAGTTATTTCCACGAAAATGTGGCGATTTCAGCGGATGGAGAAATAACCAAAGATGTTTTAAACGATTTGCAGTTAGTTGCAAAATTTTCAGGCGGAAATATAGATGTTTCAAGTGAGAGTGAAAGTAAGAAACCCATTCGTGTAAAACAATCTGAAAAATCAGAACCTGAATTTAAAGAAGATGAAAATTTGAAGACAGATTTACAAAAGCAAGTTGAAAAAATTGAAAAAAATAAAGAAAATTTTGTTGAAAAAGGGACAAAAGATTTTTTTGAAACGGGGGAACTTACAAAAAAAGAAAATGTATTACAAAATGATGAATTAGCTAATAATTACAAATTGCAGTTTGAGTCAGAAGCTATGATTGGAAAAAATTTGGACAAAGATATTGATAGTCTAAAGGCTGGAGATGAAATTCTTATGGGAATGTACTTTTTGGCGGATAAACCAGTTATAAATAGACTTATAAAAGCTGCTAATCGTGGGGTAAAAGTGAGAATTATTTTTGACAGGAGCAGGGACGCTTTTGGAATGAGTACGAATGGACTTCCAAATAAACCTGTTTCAAAAAAGTTAAAGAAAAAGACAAGAAATAAAATTGAGATAAAATGGTATTTCACAAATAATGAGCAATACCATACAAAGATAATGCTAATGAAAAAAACAGATGGAAGTGTTATAATACATACTGGCTCAGCAAATTATATCAAGAAAAATATTCGTGGTTATATAATGGACGCAAATTTCAGAATTTTGACAGATAAAGATTCTAAATTGACAAAAGATGTCTACGACTATTTTAACAGGCTGTGGGAAAATAAAGATGGACTGTTTACAATAAATTTTGATGATGAGCCAACAACAAAAGCAAGTCAAGATTTTATGTACAAAATATTAGATGCGGCCCAATTAGGTTCGTTTTGA
- a CDS encoding SEL1-like repeat protein has protein sequence MKMRKKITFLLILLALGTMTVSCKKKVKNKSAQTQISNKPINTDIFNLGAQGQQGNPNIQNLTPEEQQKLIDNQIDPVKVSEALTKAQNGDKESIMSLAQLYYNLKDTNKVKQILQYGVDRGYPEAIYNLAVILKQEGNTDQANKLMAQLPRTAERVARRQGGGSSGGPVVIRQLRMRPGAEEYNRAVDLVKAKKYDEAKKYFEKAYNAGIKEADVRIALINKEQKNTQESVKWFQKAANRGVKEANFEVGAMLYDSGKQEEARPYLLKAYKAGNKSLAMPIAMSYQNQNNTSEALKWYKIAAQNGDKNAKATLERLERPNSSNTAQEKSNSSSKNETTKSSTTFLGNQNSKSLTESTLNSVKSKGKAEEEKKVEEKKETASGKHSGDKKEVNIDEIMNNKAKEYSK, from the coding sequence ATGAAAATGAGAAAAAAAATAACATTTTTACTAATTTTATTAGCGTTGGGAACAATGACGGTGTCTTGTAAAAAGAAAGTTAAGAATAAATCAGCACAGACACAAATTTCAAATAAACCGATAAACACAGATATTTTTAATTTAGGAGCACAAGGTCAGCAAGGAAACCCAAATATTCAAAATTTAACTCCAGAAGAACAACAAAAATTAATTGACAACCAAATTGATCCTGTAAAAGTTTCTGAAGCGTTGACAAAGGCACAAAATGGAGACAAAGAGTCAATTATGTCGTTAGCGCAACTTTATTACAATTTAAAAGATACTAACAAAGTAAAACAAATTTTGCAATACGGAGTTGACAGAGGCTATCCAGAAGCAATTTATAACCTGGCAGTAATTTTAAAACAGGAAGGAAATACAGACCAAGCAAATAAACTTATGGCACAACTTCCAAGAACAGCTGAAAGAGTTGCAAGAAGACAAGGCGGTGGAAGTAGTGGCGGACCAGTTGTAATTAGACAACTTAGAATGCGACCAGGAGCAGAAGAATACAACAGAGCCGTAGATTTGGTAAAAGCTAAAAAATACGACGAGGCCAAAAAATATTTTGAAAAAGCTTATAATGCTGGAATCAAAGAAGCAGATGTACGTATAGCGCTTATAAATAAAGAACAGAAAAATACGCAGGAATCTGTGAAATGGTTTCAAAAAGCTGCTAACCGTGGTGTAAAGGAAGCAAATTTTGAAGTCGGAGCAATGCTTTATGACAGTGGAAAACAAGAAGAAGCTAGACCTTATTTGTTAAAAGCGTATAAAGCGGGAAATAAATCACTTGCAATGCCTATTGCAATGTCGTATCAAAATCAAAACAACACATCTGAAGCATTAAAATGGTACAAAATTGCAGCACAAAATGGTGATAAAAACGCCAAAGCAACACTTGAAAGATTAGAAAGACCAAATAGTTCAAATACAGCACAAGAAAAAAGTAATTCTAGCTCAAAAAATGAAACAACTAAAAGCAGTACAACTTTTTTAGGAAATCAAAATTCAAAAAGTCTTACAGAAAGTACATTAAACAGTGTTAAGAGCAAAGGTAAAGCTGAAGAGGAGAAAAAAGTAGAAGAAAAAAAAGAAACAGCAAGTGGAAAACATTCAGGTGATAAAAAAGAAGTAAACATAGACGAGATCATGAATAATAAAGCAAAGGAATACAGTAAGTAA
- the metK gene encoding methionine adenosyltransferase — translation MRKKIYFTSEFVSPGHPDKICDQISDAILDACLKDDENSRVACEAFATTGLVAVGGEITTKTYVDVQKVVREKITEIGYRPGMGFDADCGVLNTIHSQSPDISMGVDTGGAGDQGIMFGGAVNETEEFMPLALVLSRGIIQKLTELTRNKELAWARPDAKAQVTLAYDEDGTVLEVDTIVLSVQHNEEVNQNQIEKNLKEKVIKPVLEKYDLKIDKVRKFHINPTGRFVIGGPHGDSGLTGRKIIIDTYGGYFRHGGGAFSGKDPSKVDRSAAYAARWIAKNIVAAGLATKCEVQLSYAIGVAEPVSIRVETFGTGVVDEVKIEEAVSKIFDLTPRGIEKALSLRKPSFRYQDLAAFGHIGRTDIDLPWEKLDKVEEIKEALK, via the coding sequence ATGAGAAAAAAAATTTATTTTACATCAGAATTTGTATCTCCAGGACATCCAGATAAAATTTGTGATCAAATTTCTGACGCAATATTAGACGCTTGTCTAAAAGATGACGAAAATTCTAGAGTTGCCTGTGAAGCATTTGCAACAACAGGATTAGTTGCAGTAGGTGGAGAAATCACAACCAAAACGTATGTGGATGTGCAAAAAGTTGTGCGAGAAAAGATAACTGAAATTGGGTATAGACCGGGAATGGGATTTGATGCTGATTGCGGTGTACTAAATACTATTCATTCTCAGTCGCCTGATATTTCGATGGGAGTTGACACAGGCGGAGCTGGAGATCAAGGAATTATGTTTGGTGGAGCGGTAAACGAGACAGAAGAATTTATGCCATTAGCACTTGTCCTATCTCGTGGAATTATTCAGAAATTGACAGAACTTACGAGAAATAAAGAACTTGCCTGGGCTAGGCCCGATGCTAAAGCACAAGTTACGCTTGCCTATGATGAAGATGGAACTGTTTTAGAAGTGGATACAATAGTTTTATCAGTTCAGCACAATGAAGAAGTTAATCAGAATCAGATTGAGAAAAATTTAAAAGAAAAAGTAATAAAACCTGTGCTTGAAAAATATGATTTAAAAATTGACAAAGTTAGAAAATTTCATATAAATCCGACTGGGAGATTTGTAATTGGTGGGCCTCACGGAGATTCTGGGCTTACTGGAAGAAAAATTATAATTGACACTTACGGTGGATATTTTAGACATGGTGGAGGAGCTTTTTCCGGAAAGGACCCATCGAAAGTTGACAGATCAGCAGCTTATGCGGCAAGATGGATTGCTAAAAATATTGTTGCGGCAGGGCTTGCCACTAAATGTGAGGTTCAGCTGTCTTATGCGATAGGAGTTGCCGAGCCAGTGTCAATAAGAGTGGAAACATTCGGAACTGGAGTTGTGGATGAAGTTAAAATCGAAGAAGCTGTTTCAAAAATTTTTGATTTGACGCCTAGAGGAATCGAAAAAGCTCTAAGTTTAAGAAAACCGTCATTTAGATATCAAGATTTAGCGGCATTTGGTCATATTGGTAGAACCGATATTGACTTACCTTGGGAAAAATTGGATAAAGTTGAAGAAATAAAAGAAGCTTTAAAATAA
- a CDS encoding peptide ABC transporter substrate-binding protein, producing MKKSWILFFVIVILILGIVLGNIFFKGKSKKDEPVVFNLGINYSTLDPHLFTEMISVQVDSSIYEGLLRLDKNGNYTGGVAESFIEDKKNNKMIFKIRKNAKWSDGSKITANDFVFAFKRVLNPETAARFSEMLFPVKNAEKYYNGKASVNDLGIKAINDSTLEIKFEHPVAYFKYILTLPITAPLKEDFYKSHKKTFAVNLDSFLFNGPYKIIKLSDGEILLVKNEYYWNAKNIKIPKIKYIVSSDFHAVDNLIENGEIDISRVENYNLEKYKKEKTLNSFLIGKLWYLDYNLNNKFLKNKKLRQAISMAIDRDLNIKKIKNNDGSIPAKSVISNQISGNSEKYRKEYPDKDYINDKNPEMAKKLYNEALRELGVKELELDLLAGNSDPETLEIQHIQEELRVKLGLKTKITVVSLKERLNMTRSEKYDIVLNTWSPKYDDATTYFDRWKTKDDKNVSVWQKQKYDLLVDEIYKMPKSAERDKKINEAEKILINDAIIAPIYFAIENTYTNPKIHGLIRREITGITDFTYAYIK from the coding sequence GTGAAAAAATCTTGGATTTTATTTTTCGTTATAGTTATTTTGATTTTGGGGATAGTATTAGGAAATATTTTTTTTAAAGGTAAATCAAAAAAAGATGAACCTGTCGTGTTTAATTTGGGAATTAATTACAGCACATTAGATCCGCATTTATTTACAGAAATGATTTCAGTTCAAGTGGACAGTTCCATTTATGAGGGGTTATTAAGACTTGATAAAAATGGAAATTATACTGGTGGAGTTGCCGAAAGTTTTATAGAGGATAAGAAAAATAATAAGATGATCTTTAAAATTAGAAAAAATGCTAAATGGAGTGATGGTTCAAAAATTACTGCAAATGATTTTGTCTTCGCGTTTAAAAGGGTTTTAAATCCTGAAACAGCAGCCAGATTCTCAGAAATGCTTTTTCCAGTAAAAAACGCAGAAAAATATTACAACGGGAAAGCCTCAGTTAATGACTTGGGAATTAAAGCTATAAATGACAGTACTCTTGAAATAAAATTTGAACATCCAGTAGCTTACTTTAAATATATTTTGACACTCCCAATAACAGCGCCTTTAAAAGAAGATTTTTATAAGTCTCACAAAAAAACATTTGCTGTAAATTTAGACAGTTTTTTGTTTAACGGACCTTATAAGATAATAAAATTAAGCGATGGAGAAATATTACTTGTAAAAAATGAGTATTATTGGAATGCAAAAAATATAAAAATACCTAAAATAAAATATATTGTTTCTTCAGATTTTCATGCTGTGGACAATTTGATAGAAAATGGAGAAATTGATATTTCAAGGGTTGAGAACTATAATCTTGAAAAATATAAAAAGGAAAAAACGCTAAATTCTTTTTTAATAGGAAAATTGTGGTATTTGGACTATAATCTAAACAACAAATTTTTAAAAAATAAAAAATTAAGACAAGCGATTTCAATGGCAATTGACAGAGATTTAAATATAAAAAAAATAAAAAATAATGACGGTTCAATTCCAGCAAAATCTGTTATCAGCAATCAGATTTCTGGAAACTCAGAAAAATATAGAAAAGAGTATCCTGATAAAGATTACATAAACGACAAAAATCCCGAAATGGCAAAAAAATTATACAACGAAGCCTTAAGGGAACTTGGAGTAAAAGAGTTGGAATTAGATTTGCTTGCGGGAAATTCTGACCCTGAAACATTGGAAATACAGCATATTCAAGAAGAGCTGAGAGTAAAATTGGGATTAAAGACGAAAATAACAGTCGTGTCATTAAAAGAGCGATTAAATATGACAAGAAGCGAAAAGTATGACATCGTGCTAAATACTTGGTCGCCAAAATATGACGATGCGACAACATATTTTGACAGATGGAAAACAAAAGACGATAAAAACGTTTCTGTCTGGCAAAAACAAAAATACGATTTATTAGTAGATGAAATTTATAAAATGCCAAAAAGTGCCGAAAGAGATAAGAAAATTAATGAAGCTGAAAAGATTTTAATTAATGATGCAATAATTGCTCCAATTTATTTTGCAATCGAAAATACTTACACAAACCCTAAAATTCATGGGCTAATCCGAAGAGAAATAACTGGAATTACAGATTTTACATATGCTTATATTAAATAG
- a CDS encoding IS110 family transposase translates to MFFLGIDIAKLNHVASLVSDNGNIVFSNFMFKNSLEGFLSLIDKIKSIPKDDIVIALEFTGHYSDNFVNFFFNRKFNVTLVNPSNVANFRKSYGRDSKNDRIDSINIAKMLLSREYSLVTQSDIEYLSLKKLNRIRDSLVKQKSKCKILLTRNLDSIFPELQYLLPSGIHSKAVYALLKKYPSSEEIAALGIDVLTNILKTNSRGHFCEKTAYIIKSQARSSVGFEDISLSFHISQLISSIELLEEQIRNTEKQINAIIEKLKPVILSIPGISNVACACILGEIGNISRFRSPSKLLAFAGLDPKVRQSGQFRALSCRMSKRGSKYLRYSLIYTAWNAVRNNEVFSNYYALKRSQGKNHYKALGHVAHKLVRVIYKLMKDNISFDAEQLI, encoded by the coding sequence ATGTTTTTTTTAGGCATTGATATCGCCAAGCTCAACCACGTTGCTTCCCTTGTTTCTGACAATGGAAATATCGTTTTTTCTAATTTTATGTTCAAAAACAGTCTTGAGGGCTTTCTTTCCTTAATTGATAAAATAAAGTCCATCCCTAAAGACGACATTGTTATTGCTCTTGAATTTACTGGACACTATTCTGACAATTTTGTTAATTTCTTCTTTAACAGAAAGTTTAATGTCACTCTGGTCAATCCTTCAAATGTCGCCAATTTTAGAAAATCTTATGGCAGGGATTCTAAAAACGACAGAATTGATTCCATCAATATCGCTAAAATGCTGCTTTCCCGTGAATACTCTCTCGTTACACAGAGCGATATTGAATATCTTTCATTGAAAAAACTCAACAGAATCAGAGATTCCCTTGTCAAACAGAAAAGTAAATGCAAAATTCTGCTGACCAGAAATCTCGATTCCATATTCCCTGAGCTTCAGTACCTGCTGCCTTCAGGCATCCACTCTAAAGCTGTCTATGCCCTTTTGAAGAAATATCCTTCTTCAGAAGAAATAGCCGCCTTAGGAATTGATGTTTTAACAAATATTTTAAAAACTAATTCCAGGGGGCATTTCTGTGAAAAGACTGCCTATATTATCAAAAGTCAGGCTAGATCTTCTGTCGGTTTTGAGGACATTTCCTTAAGTTTTCATATTTCACAGCTGATTTCCTCTATTGAGCTGCTGGAAGAGCAGATAAGGAATACTGAAAAGCAGATCAATGCCATCATTGAAAAGCTTAAACCTGTTATTCTGTCTATTCCCGGCATAAGCAATGTTGCCTGTGCCTGCATTCTGGGAGAAATCGGAAATATATCAAGATTCCGTTCCCCTTCAAAGCTATTAGCATTTGCAGGCTTAGATCCTAAAGTCAGACAGTCAGGGCAGTTCAGAGCCTTATCATGCCGAATGTCAAAACGTGGCTCAAAATATTTACGATATTCCCTAATCTACACTGCCTGGAATGCTGTCCGAAACAATGAAGTTTTCAGTAATTACTATGCTCTTAAACGTTCACAGGGGAAAAATCATTACAAGGCACTGGGTCATGTTGCCCATAAGCTTGTAAGAGTTATTTACAAACTTATGAAAGATAATATTTCATTTGACGCTGAGCAACTTATTTAA
- a CDS encoding M48 family metallopeptidase: MKLKKYSKILMSLTLLGMLSSCTTAPLTGRKQLSLVSDESVRESSISSYNEFIRQASAKGLLANNTADGQRLRRIGNRISSAVEQYLRENNLSSKAKNLDWEFNLIKSNEVNAFAMPGGKIAFYTGILPVLNTDSGIAFVMGHEIGHVIGGHHSEGASNQALAGVAASVTGLFAGNLVTSLVSEGLSIGLLKFNRTQEYEADKYGMIFMTMAGYNPADAITAQQRMESIGGGNIEILSTHPSGKNRIEAMRKFLPEAMKYYKK, translated from the coding sequence ATGAAATTAAAAAAATATTCTAAAATACTTATGAGCTTAACGCTTTTGGGAATGCTTTCAAGCTGTACCACTGCACCGCTTACAGGAAGAAAACAACTTAGCCTTGTCAGCGATGAAAGTGTCAGAGAGAGCTCAATATCTTCTTACAACGAATTTATTCGTCAGGCGAGTGCAAAGGGGCTTCTTGCTAATAATACGGCTGATGGGCAAAGACTTAGAAGAATAGGAAACAGAATATCTTCAGCGGTTGAACAGTATTTACGTGAAAATAATTTATCTAGTAAAGCCAAAAATTTGGACTGGGAATTTAACTTGATAAAAAGTAACGAAGTAAATGCTTTTGCTATGCCAGGTGGGAAAATAGCCTTTTATACAGGAATTTTGCCAGTTTTAAATACGGATTCTGGAATAGCGTTTGTAATGGGTCATGAAATAGGACACGTTATCGGGGGACATCATTCTGAAGGTGCAAGTAATCAAGCGCTGGCTGGAGTTGCAGCATCTGTTACAGGACTTTTTGCAGGAAACTTGGTAACTTCGCTTGTATCAGAAGGACTTAGCATAGGTTTACTGAAATTTAACAGAACTCAGGAATATGAAGCTGATAAATACGGTATGATTTTTATGACAATGGCAGGTTATAATCCAGCAGACGCTATTACAGCTCAACAGAGAATGGAATCAATAGGCGGTGGAAATATAGAAATTTTATCAACACATCCATCTGGAAAAAACAGAATAGAAGCAATGAGAAAATTTTTGCCGGAAGCTATGAAATATTATAAGAAATAA
- the dusA gene encoding tRNA dihydrouridine(20/20a) synthase DusA, translated as MEKDIVQNKISVAPMVDRTDRHFRNFVRMINKDVLMYTEMITAQAIINGNLDYILGFDKIENPIVLQIAATNPEDAYKAVKIAEKYDYDEINLNVGCPSERVSGNMMGASLMAYPEKVAKILEAMKAATKKTVSIKHRIGIDGRKILPDALSKKVFDTYEDMKNFVEIIRKVGIKKFIIHARIAVLAGLDTKQNREVPPLRYDEVYKIKKEIPDLYVEINGGIKTAEQIDNHLKEVDAVMIGRQIYDNPMILTKFGKYYGKKIEVTREEIIERMIKYVEKMELEGIRPHLFLRHTHGLFFGQRGSKFWKRAINDPKAGSFVLKNLLKELKNERKI; from the coding sequence ATGGAAAAAGATATTGTGCAAAATAAAATAAGTGTCGCTCCGATGGTCGACAGGACTGATAGACACTTTAGAAATTTTGTTAGAATGATAAATAAAGATGTATTAATGTACACGGAAATGATTACAGCACAAGCAATTATAAATGGAAATTTGGATTATATTTTAGGATTTGATAAAATTGAAAATCCCATCGTTTTGCAAATTGCGGCAACAAATCCAGAAGATGCTTACAAAGCTGTTAAAATCGCAGAAAAGTATGACTACGACGAAATAAATTTGAATGTGGGATGTCCGTCAGAAAGAGTTTCTGGAAATATGATGGGAGCATCTCTTATGGCATATCCAGAAAAAGTGGCGAAAATTTTAGAGGCAATGAAAGCAGCGACAAAAAAAACTGTTTCGATAAAACACAGAATCGGAATAGATGGCAGAAAAATATTACCTGATGCACTTTCAAAAAAAGTGTTTGACACATATGAAGATATGAAAAATTTTGTAGAAATTATAAGAAAAGTTGGAATTAAGAAATTCATAATTCACGCAAGAATAGCTGTTTTAGCCGGACTTGATACTAAACAAAATAGAGAAGTTCCACCATTGAGATATGATGAAGTATACAAAATAAAAAAAGAGATACCAGATTTGTATGTAGAAATTAATGGCGGAATTAAAACAGCCGAGCAGATTGACAATCATTTAAAAGAGGTGGACGCTGTTATGATTGGACGGCAAATTTATGACAATCCAATGATTTTGACAAAATTTGGAAAATATTATGGGAAAAAAATCGAAGTTACGAGAGAAGAAATTATTGAAAGAATGATAAAATATGTTGAAAAGATGGAATTAGAAGGGATAAGACCACATTTATTTTTGAGGCATACTCACGGTCTATTTTTTGGACAAAGAGGTAGTAAATTTTGGAAAAGGGCTATAAATGATCCAAAAGCGGGTTCTTTTGTGTTAAAAAATTTGTTGAAAGAATTAAAAAATGAAAGAAAAATTTAA
- a CDS encoding formate/nitrite transporter family protein translates to MHEDTLSKVSNAAKGKVELLQQSKARYLMSAGLAGLFIGFGIMLIFVISGLLGKSPATKIVMGVAFPAALSLVVALGVELFTGNNMVGFAGFLNRAITGKELIELWIFSYIGNLIGSIIGGALFVFSGVATPQIVDAFVKAGVAKTTAPAGQLFFRGILCNFLVCLAVLSGIKLKEETAKLIMVFWCLFVFITAGFEHSVANMTLFTVANLLNGVKVTLGGCAYNLLFVTLGNIVGGGFIGFAYYYIGREKK, encoded by the coding sequence ATGCATGAAGATACATTATCTAAAGTTTCAAATGCGGCAAAAGGTAAAGTTGAACTGCTGCAACAAAGTAAAGCCAGATATTTAATGTCGGCAGGACTTGCGGGATTATTTATTGGATTTGGAATTATGCTTATTTTTGTAATTTCAGGGCTTTTAGGAAAAAGTCCAGCAACTAAAATTGTTATGGGAGTAGCTTTTCCAGCTGCCTTGAGTTTGGTGGTTGCACTTGGCGTGGAACTGTTCACTGGAAACAATATGGTTGGTTTTGCAGGATTTTTAAATAGAGCGATAACTGGAAAAGAATTGATTGAATTATGGATATTTTCATACATTGGAAATCTTATTGGTTCAATTATAGGTGGAGCGTTATTTGTTTTTTCAGGAGTTGCAACGCCGCAAATAGTTGATGCATTTGTAAAAGCGGGTGTAGCAAAAACGACAGCGCCAGCGGGACAATTATTTTTTAGAGGAATTTTATGTAATTTTCTTGTCTGCCTTGCTGTACTTTCTGGAATAAAATTAAAAGAAGAAACTGCAAAATTAATTATGGTTTTCTGGTGTCTGTTTGTATTCATAACAGCGGGATTTGAACACAGTGTAGCCAATATGACGCTTTTTACAGTTGCAAATTTATTAAATGGTGTAAAAGTTACTTTGGGTGGGTGTGCTTATAACTTATTATTTGTAACGTTGGGAAATATAGTAGGTGGTGGATTTATAGGATTTGCATATTACTATATTGGAAGAGAAAAAAAATAA